A genomic segment from Bacillus rossius redtenbacheri isolate Brsri chromosome 5, Brsri_v3, whole genome shotgun sequence encodes:
- the LOC134531929 gene encoding organic cation transporter protein-like, with amino-acid sequence MDYELARKELWQLGGVQRVNFFLICLPILFTAMFDLTYVFTAGDVNYRCAVAECDGDQPQLRPAWLRQAVPHRMMPGGTLEPQRCLRYAPAPGGGNANATGPRQDCVVGGSIVQCSAFVFDPLESTIVSEFGLTCDQEWKRSVPGTVNNIGQFIGLPLAGFISDKIGRKKSLVFSASLVCLLGLLRSFTWSFNSFIALEFLDAVVNGGIYFSSFILGIEMVNPRRRVLAGTILSVSYSLGESLLGAIAMFVKSWRTLLRVIYAPTILFLTYSWLIPESTRWLVSQGHLDKVRNALCSEARKNGVNMSTKVLDKLEDKPEGAERKDDRSTESMLLKLVRSRRLMLRFLNCCTCELTNAFVYVGLTLTSVAVAGDKNVNFVLVGLVEVPASVVTYYTMDRFSRRLYQATSLMLCAACLFALAATPAGCYSTRLYLFLFCKLVISVSYTTLHVYASEMFPTPIRHSVISTSCMVSRLGTMVAPITPLLMNYMYSLPLILFGSMSLVSGLLAFSFPETLRKDLPDTVEEAENIGSSREHAPTVKIC; translated from the exons ATGGATTATGAGCTCGCCAGGAAGGAGTTGTGGCAGTTAGGCGGCGTCCAGCGAGTCAACTTCTTCCTCATATGCCTGCCGATCCTGTTCACCGCCATGTTCGACCTTACGTACGTCTTCACCGCGGGAGACGTCAACTACAG GTGCGCCGTGGCAGAGTGTGACGGCGACCAGCCCCAGCTGCGTCCCGCGTGGTTGCGGCAGGCCGTGCCACACCGCATGATGCCCGGCGGGACGCTGGAGCCCCAGCGCTGCCTCAG GTACGCCCCAGCGCCCGGCGGTGGCAATGCCAACGCCACAGGGCCCCGTCAGGACTGCGTCGTGGGTGGCAGCATCGTGCAGTGCTCTGCCTTCGTGTTCGACCCTCTGGAGAGCACCATTGTCAGCGAG TTCGGACTCACGTGTGATCAAGAGTGGAAAAGAAGTGTTCCGGGCACCGTGAATAACATCGGTCAGTTTATCGGACTGCCACTCGCCGGCTTTATATCAGATAA AATTGGTCGTAAGAAGTCCCTGGTATTTTCTGCGAGCTTAGTCTGCCTCTTGGGTCTCCTCCGTTCCTTCACCTGGAGTTTCAATTCGTTCATTGCCCTGGAGTTCCTGGATGCAGTGGTGAACGGCGGAATATACTTCTCCAGCTTCATTCTGG GCATAGAGATGGTGAACCCGCGGAGGCGGGTGCTGGCGGGCACGATTCTGAGTGTCTCGTACTCGCTGGGGGAGTCCCTGCTGGGGGCGATAGCAATGTTCGTGAAGAGCTGGCGAACACTGCTTCGCGTCATCTACGCTCCGACCATCTTGTTCCTGACTTACAGCTG GCTGATTCCAGAGTCGACTAGATGGCTGGTGTCCCAAGGTCACCTCGACAAAGTGAGGAATGCCCTCTGCTCGGAGGCGAGGAAGAATGGCGTGAACATGTCGACCAAGGTTCTGGATAAACTAGAG GACAAGCCGGAGGGGGCAGAGCGCAAGGACGACCGCAGCACGGAGAGCATGCTCCTCAAGCTCGTGCGCTCCAGGAGGCTGATGCTGAGGTTCCTCAACTGTTGTACTTGTGA GCTGACGAACGCGTTCGTGTACGTGGGGCTGACGCTGACGTCGGTAGCGGTCGCCGGGGACAAGAACGTCAACTTCGTGCTGGTGGGGCTGGTGGAGGTGCCGGCCAGCGTCGTGACGTACTACACCATGGACCGCTTCAGCCGGAGGTTGTACCAGGCCACCTCGCTGATGCTGTGCGCCGCCTGCCTGTTCGCCCTGGCCGCCACGCCCGCGG GTTGTTACTCAACGCGGCTGTACTTGTTCCTGTTCTGCAAGCTGGTGATCTCCGTCTCATACACCACCCTCCACGTTTATGCGTCGGAGATGTTCCCGACGCCGATACGCCACTCTGTCATCAGCACCAGCTGCATGGTCAGCCGCCTGGGGACCATGGTCGCACCCATCACCCCGCTGCTG ATGAATTACATGTACTCGCTGCCGCTGATCCTGTTCGGCTCGATGTCCCTGGTGTCCGGCCTGCTGGCCTTCAGCTTCCCGGAGACGCTGCGGAAGGACCTCCCCGACACGGTCGAGGAGGCGGAGAACATCGGCTCGTCCCGGGAGCACGCCCCGACCGTGAAGATATGCTAG